In Castanea sativa cultivar Marrone di Chiusa Pesio chromosome 6, ASM4071231v1, a single window of DNA contains:
- the LOC142640991 gene encoding extracellular ribonuclease LE-like has protein sequence MESKYSILLSLLMLQCLSLLCVSQSQDFDFFYFVQQWPGSYCDTKQSCCYPNTGKPAADFGIHGLWPNYEDGSYPSNCDPSNSFNQAKISDLISNMQKNWPSLACPSSNSIQFWTHEWEKHGTCSESVLSQHGYFDTALSLKGKTNLLEALKSAGINPDGNSYSLVDIKNAINGAIGYTPWIECNVDASGNSQLYQIYLCVDNSGSDLIECPVFPKGKCGSEIEFPSF, from the exons atGGAGTCCAAATATTCAATCTTGCTAAGCCTTTTGATGCTACAATGTCTCTCACTCCTTTGTGTTTCACAATCACAGGATTTCGATTTCTTCTACTTTGTCCAACAG tggccTGGATCATACTGTGACACAAAGCAAAGTTGTTGCTACCCAAACACTGGGAAGCCTGCTGCAGATTTTGGCATTCACGGTCTTTGGCCTAATTACGAGGATGGTTCTTACCCTTCAAATTGTGATCCTAGCAATTCCTTCAATCAGGCTAAG ATATCAGACCTCATAAGCAATATGCAAAAAAATTGGCCATCATTAGCTTGCCCTAGTAGCAACAGTATACAATTTTGGACACATGAGTGGGAGAAACATGGGACATGCTCAGAGTCTGTACTTAGCCAACATGGATACTTTGATACAGCTCTTAGTTTGAAAGGGAAGACAAACCTCCTTGAAGCTCTTAAAAGTgcag GAATAAATCCAGATGGGAACTCTTACAGCTTAGTAGACATAAAAAATGCTATAAATGGTGCAATTGGCTATACTCCATGGATAGAGTGTAATGTGGATGCATCTGGAAATAGCCAGCTTTACCAGATCTACCTTTGTGTGGATAATTCTGGATCAGACCTAATCGAATGTCCTGTGTTTCCAAAGGGAAAATGTGGTTCAGAGATTGAGTtcccttctttttaa
- the LOC142641361 gene encoding extracellular ribonuclease LE-like has product MESKYSILLSLLMLQCLSLLCVSLSQDFDFFYFVQQWPGSYCDTKQSCCYPNTGKPSADFGIHGLWPNYKDGSYPSNCDPNNSFNQAKISNLINDMQKNWPSLACPSSNNIQFWRHEWEKHGTCSESALNQHGYFDTALNLKGKTNLLKALKSAGINPDGNSYNLQNIKIAIKGAIGYTPWIECNVDASGNSQLYQIYLCVDTSGSSLIECPVFPKGKCGSEIEFPSF; this is encoded by the exons atGGAGTCCAAATATTCAATCTTGCTAAGCCTTTTGATGCTACAATGTCTCTCACTCCTTTGTGTTTCACTGTCACAGGATTTCGATTTCTTCTACTTTGTCCAACAG TGGCCTGGATCATACTGCGACACAAAGCAAAGTTGTTGCTACCCAAACACTGGGAAGCCTTCTGCAGATTTTGGCATTCATGGGCTTTGGCCTAATTACAAGGATGGTTCTTACCCTTCAAATTGTGATCCTAACAATTCCTTCAATCAGGCTAAG ATATCAAACCTCATAAACGATATGCAAAAAAACTGGCCATCACTAGCTTGCCCCAGCAGCAACAATATACAATTTTGGAGACATGAGTGGGAGAAACATGGGACATGCTCAGAGTCTGCACTTAACCAACATGGATACTTCGATACAGCTCTCAATTTGAAAGGAAAGACAAACCTCCTCAAAGCTCTTAAAAGTgcag GAATAAATCCAGATGGGAACTCTTACAACTTACAGAACATCAAAATTGCAATAAAAGGTGCAATTGGATATACTCCATGGATAGAGTGCAATGTGGATGCATCTGGAAATAGCCAGCTTTACCAGATCTACCTTTGTGTGGATACTTCTGGGTCAAGCCTAATCGAATGCCCTGTGTTTCCCAAGGGAAAATGTGGTTCAGAGATTGAGTTCCCttccttttaa